One stretch of Kogia breviceps isolate mKogBre1 chromosome 18, mKogBre1 haplotype 1, whole genome shotgun sequence DNA includes these proteins:
- the TAF1C gene encoding TATA box-binding protein-associated factor RNA polymerase I subunit C isoform X7 has protein sequence MVDTQGPPGCGLLLFRGGAEASCQKGERVLLTQYLGECGPECLHPTLHLICTQFSLYLVDERLPLVPLLKWNHSLPSAPLLARLLPPLRTGLPRPLLLAGQGGELQLLHIAGEGASTPRLAGPPQSLPSRSDSLSAFPLLEPKSQWRLRERLTAPAIGLAAAIPPSAATPVLSLFQLSAAGDVFHQRLHLQADPGPDSPAPTASWTPQASASCSQWLKALLEVPPAPPVWAAPTFSHRRLLGCFEPQKAEGRAPEGLRTAMAKGRVLQPRDLGLLPTEERAPAPEPGPEDELSERLEAAWEGRAAAWWERRQGSSLGPGKQPKRHKRRTQLSSTFSSLSGRLDLSDAASPPPSPERTLPEAGPQPPVSPPSQESTQEPWARGVPSERQQTLRDYMAGLPLRGASPGGASVPSSRTSSARAGPSRRRAAAHSGAQPHGKKPRMGF, from the exons ATGGTGGACACTCAG GGTCCGCCGGGCTGTGGTCTGCTGCTTTTCCGTGGAGGGGCCGAAGCATCGTGCCAGAAAGGGGAACGCGTCCTGCTCACCCAGTACCTGGGGGAGTGCGGCCCCGAGTGTCTGCACCCCACGCTCCACCTCATCTGCACCCAG TTCTCGCTCTACCTGGTGGATGAGCGCCTCCCCTTGGTGCCCCTGCTGAAGTGGAACCACAGCCTCCCCTCCGCACCCCTGCTGGCCCGGCTGCTGCCCCCGCTCCGCACAGGCCTCCCGCGGCCACTGCTCCTGGCGGGCCAGGGTGGGGAGCTGCAGCTGCTGCACATCGCAG GAGAGGGGGCTTCCACGCCCCGGCTGGCAGGACCCCCCCAGTCTCTCCCTTCCAGGAGCGActccctctctgccttccccTTGCTGGAGCCCAAGAGTCAGTGGCGGCTGCGGGAACGTCTGACAGCACCAGCCATAG GTCTGGCCGCCGCCATTCCACCCTCCGCTGCCACACCAGTGCTGTCGCTCTTCCAACTTTCGGCGGCTGGAGACGTCTTCCACCAGCGCCTCCACCTCCAGGCAGACCCTGGGCCTGACTCTCCTGCCCCCACGGCTTCCTGGACCCCCCAGGCCTCTGCCTCCTGCAGCCAGTGGCTGAAGGCCCTGCTGGAGGTGCCCCCGGCTCCCCCCGTGTGGGCTGCACCTACCTTCTCCCACCGCCGCCTGCTGGGCTGCTTTGAGCCTCAGAAGGCAGAGGGCAGAGCGCCAGAGGGTCTCCGCACGGCCATGGCCAAAGGGCGTGTCCTGCAGCCGAGGGACCTGGGCTTGCTCCCCACGGAAGAGCGGGCCCCCGCCCCCGAGCCAGGCCCCGAGGACGAGCTCAGCGAGCGCTTGGAGGCAGCCTGGGAGGGCCGGGCGGCAGCCTGGTGGGAGAGGCGGCAGGGCAGCAGCTTGGGGCCTGGCAAACAGCCCAAGCGGCACAAGCGCCGGACTCAACTGTCCAGCACCTTCTCCTCGCTCAGCGGCCGCTTAGACCTCTCAGACGCCGCCAGCCCCCCTCCCAGCCCGGAGCGGACACTCCCCGAGGCCGGGCCTCAGCCCCCAGTGTCCCCGCCCTCCCAGGAGTCCACGCAGGAGCCGTGGGCCCGGGGCGTCCCGTCGGAGCGGCAGCAGACCCTCCGGGACTACATGGCGGGGCTGCCGCTCCGAGGGGCCTCCCCGGGCGGGGCCTCCGTGCCTTCCTCCCGGACCTCCAGCGCCCGGGCCGGCCCCTCCCGGCGGCGCGCAGCCGCCCACTCCGGCGCCCAGCCACACGGGAAGAAGCCGCGCATGGGCTTCTGA
- the TAF1C gene encoding TATA box-binding protein-associated factor RNA polymerase I subunit C isoform X2 — protein MPLWGGPVEGPGSRLPFSGSLVARGSGERHAEVYFPGEHGTAGATMDFPSSLPPSLFTTGPLGLSDVPDVSFMCSWRDALTLPESLPQGSENAAPHVAKGLLWEPDTPGPLPLLPPGPDPWDPGVTAQDLLFRGGCQFRRQPRAVLDVTEQLSRFLWDHGDIAFAPLGKLMLENFKLEGARSRSKKKTVVSVKRLLQDLGGHQPWGCPWAYLSQRQRRFSILGGPILSTSVASLLGELLHEELALRWEQLLLDEAFTGGALAWVPGRTPRAGQLVYPAGGALDRLYFQKVILTPGSEPRVLGGPGHIRLRGPVRQVVTRTVQGEALLAVRSDHHCALWKVSEQGQPAPLQVLQVRKGATGISLSPHLPGELAICSRSGAICLWTPQDGLQQIYKDPETLVFRDPSPWRWADFTAHPRVLTVGDRTGVKMVDTQGPPGCGLLLFRGGAEASCQKGERVLLTQYLGECGPECLHPTLHLICTQFSLYLVDERLPLVPLLKWNHSLPSAPLLARLLPPLRTGLPRPLLLAGQGGELQLLHIAGEGASTPRLAGPPQSLPSRSDSLSAFPLLEPKSQWRLRERLTAPAIGLAAAIPPSAATPVLSLFQLSAAGDVFHQRLHLQADPGPDSPAPTASWTPQASASCSQWLKALLEVPPAPPVWAAPTFSHRRLLGCFEPQKAEGRAPEGLRTAMAKGRVLQPRDLGLLPTEERAPAPEPGPEDELSERLEAAWEGRAAAWWERRQGSSLGPGKQPKRHKRRTQLSSTFSSLSGRLDLSDAASPPPSPERTLPEAGPQPPVSPPSQESTQEPWARGVPSERQQTLRDYMAGLPLRGASPGGASVPSSRTSSARAGPSRRRAAAHSGAQPHGKKPRMGF, from the exons GATGGACTTCCCCAGCTCCCTCCCGCCCTCGTTGTTTACGACTGGCCCCCTTGGTCTGAGTGATGTCCCTGATGTGTCCTTCATGTGCAGCTGGAGAGACGCGCTGACCCTGCCGGAGTCCCTGCCCCAAGGTTCTGAg AATGCGGCGCCCCACGTGGCCAAGGGCCTGCTCTGGGAGCCGGACACCCCTGGGCCGCTGCCCTTGCTGCCTCCTGGTCCCG ATCCCTGGGACCCCGGCGTGACTGCCCAGGATCTGCTTTTCCGGGGAGGGTGCCAGTTCCGTAGACAGCCCCGAGCCGTGCTGGACGTTACTGAGCAG CTCAGCCGGTTCTTGTGGGACCATGGGGACATAGCCTTTGCACCCCTGGGGAAGCTGATGCTGGAGAATTTCAAACTGGAGGGAGCACGG AGCCGTTCTAAGAAGAAGACGGTGGTCAGCGTGAAGAGGCTACTCCAGGACCTCGGTGGACACCAGCCCTGGGG CTGTCCCTGGGCTTACCTCAGCCAACGCCAGCGCCGGTTCTCCATCCTTGGGGGCCCGATCCTCAGCACGTCGGTGGCGAGCCTCCTGGGGGAGCTGCTGCATGAGGAGCTGGCCCTGCGGTGGGAGCAGCTGCTCCTGGACGAGGCCTTCACTGGGGGCGCGCTGGCCTGGGTGCCCGGCAGGACGCCCAGGGCCGGGCAGCTGGTCTACCCTGCAGGAGGCGCCCTGGACAGGCTGT ACTTCCAGAAGGTCATCCTGACCCCAGGCAGCGAGCCCCGGGTTCTCGGAGGCCCTGGCCATATCCGGCTCCGGGGACCTGTCCGGCAGGTGGTGACCCGCACCGTGCAGGGAGAAG ctctGCTGGCCGTCCGCTCTGACCACCACTGTGCCCTGTGGAAGGTCAGTGAGCAGGGGCAGCCGGCCCCTCTCCAGGTGCTGCAGGTCAGGAAGGGGGCCACGGGGATCAGCCTCAG CCCCCACCTGCCTGGAGAGCTGGCCATCTGCAGCCGTTCCGGAGCCATCTGTCTGTGGACTCCCCAGGACGG GCTGCAGCAAATCTACAAGGACCCCGAGACCCTTGTGTTCCGGGACCCCTCTCCCTGGCGTTGGGCAGACTTCACCGCCCACCCTCGAGTGCTGACTGTGGGTGATCGCACCGGAGTGAAGATGGTGGACACTCAG GGTCCGCCGGGCTGTGGTCTGCTGCTTTTCCGTGGAGGGGCCGAAGCATCGTGCCAGAAAGGGGAACGCGTCCTGCTCACCCAGTACCTGGGGGAGTGCGGCCCCGAGTGTCTGCACCCCACGCTCCACCTCATCTGCACCCAG TTCTCGCTCTACCTGGTGGATGAGCGCCTCCCCTTGGTGCCCCTGCTGAAGTGGAACCACAGCCTCCCCTCCGCACCCCTGCTGGCCCGGCTGCTGCCCCCGCTCCGCACAGGCCTCCCGCGGCCACTGCTCCTGGCGGGCCAGGGTGGGGAGCTGCAGCTGCTGCACATCGCAG GAGAGGGGGCTTCCACGCCCCGGCTGGCAGGACCCCCCCAGTCTCTCCCTTCCAGGAGCGActccctctctgccttccccTTGCTGGAGCCCAAGAGTCAGTGGCGGCTGCGGGAACGTCTGACAGCACCAGCCATAG GTCTGGCCGCCGCCATTCCACCCTCCGCTGCCACACCAGTGCTGTCGCTCTTCCAACTTTCGGCGGCTGGAGACGTCTTCCACCAGCGCCTCCACCTCCAGGCAGACCCTGGGCCTGACTCTCCTGCCCCCACGGCTTCCTGGACCCCCCAGGCCTCTGCCTCCTGCAGCCAGTGGCTGAAGGCCCTGCTGGAGGTGCCCCCGGCTCCCCCCGTGTGGGCTGCACCTACCTTCTCCCACCGCCGCCTGCTGGGCTGCTTTGAGCCTCAGAAGGCAGAGGGCAGAGCGCCAGAGGGTCTCCGCACGGCCATGGCCAAAGGGCGTGTCCTGCAGCCGAGGGACCTGGGCTTGCTCCCCACGGAAGAGCGGGCCCCCGCCCCCGAGCCAGGCCCCGAGGACGAGCTCAGCGAGCGCTTGGAGGCAGCCTGGGAGGGCCGGGCGGCAGCCTGGTGGGAGAGGCGGCAGGGCAGCAGCTTGGGGCCTGGCAAACAGCCCAAGCGGCACAAGCGCCGGACTCAACTGTCCAGCACCTTCTCCTCGCTCAGCGGCCGCTTAGACCTCTCAGACGCCGCCAGCCCCCCTCCCAGCCCGGAGCGGACACTCCCCGAGGCCGGGCCTCAGCCCCCAGTGTCCCCGCCCTCCCAGGAGTCCACGCAGGAGCCGTGGGCCCGGGGCGTCCCGTCGGAGCGGCAGCAGACCCTCCGGGACTACATGGCGGGGCTGCCGCTCCGAGGGGCCTCCCCGGGCGGGGCCTCCGTGCCTTCCTCCCGGACCTCCAGCGCCCGGGCCGGCCCCTCCCGGCGGCGCGCAGCCGCCCACTCCGGCGCCCAGCCACACGGGAAGAAGCCGCGCATGGGCTTCTGA
- the TAF1C gene encoding TATA box-binding protein-associated factor RNA polymerase I subunit C isoform X1, with the protein MPLWGGPVEGPGSRLPFSGSLVARGSGERHAEVYFPGEHGTAGATMDFPSSLPPSLFTTGPLGLSDVPDVSFMCSWRDALTLPESLPQGSENAAPHVAKGLLWEPDTPGPLPLLPPGPDPWDPGVTAQDLLFRGGCQFRRQPRAVLDVTEQVSGPTVASATWPGLCLVTWPPFLLQLSRFLWDHGDIAFAPLGKLMLENFKLEGARSRSKKKTVVSVKRLLQDLGGHQPWGCPWAYLSQRQRRFSILGGPILSTSVASLLGELLHEELALRWEQLLLDEAFTGGALAWVPGRTPRAGQLVYPAGGALDRLYFQKVILTPGSEPRVLGGPGHIRLRGPVRQVVTRTVQGEALLAVRSDHHCALWKVSEQGQPAPLQVLQVRKGATGISLSPHLPGELAICSRSGAICLWTPQDGLQQIYKDPETLVFRDPSPWRWADFTAHPRVLTVGDRTGVKMVDTQGPPGCGLLLFRGGAEASCQKGERVLLTQYLGECGPECLHPTLHLICTQFSLYLVDERLPLVPLLKWNHSLPSAPLLARLLPPLRTGLPRPLLLAGQGGELQLLHIAGEGASTPRLAGPPQSLPSRSDSLSAFPLLEPKSQWRLRERLTAPAIGLAAAIPPSAATPVLSLFQLSAAGDVFHQRLHLQADPGPDSPAPTASWTPQASASCSQWLKALLEVPPAPPVWAAPTFSHRRLLGCFEPQKAEGRAPEGLRTAMAKGRVLQPRDLGLLPTEERAPAPEPGPEDELSERLEAAWEGRAAAWWERRQGSSLGPGKQPKRHKRRTQLSSTFSSLSGRLDLSDAASPPPSPERTLPEAGPQPPVSPPSQESTQEPWARGVPSERQQTLRDYMAGLPLRGASPGGASVPSSRTSSARAGPSRRRAAAHSGAQPHGKKPRMGF; encoded by the exons GATGGACTTCCCCAGCTCCCTCCCGCCCTCGTTGTTTACGACTGGCCCCCTTGGTCTGAGTGATGTCCCTGATGTGTCCTTCATGTGCAGCTGGAGAGACGCGCTGACCCTGCCGGAGTCCCTGCCCCAAGGTTCTGAg AATGCGGCGCCCCACGTGGCCAAGGGCCTGCTCTGGGAGCCGGACACCCCTGGGCCGCTGCCCTTGCTGCCTCCTGGTCCCG ATCCCTGGGACCCCGGCGTGACTGCCCAGGATCTGCTTTTCCGGGGAGGGTGCCAGTTCCGTAGACAGCCCCGAGCCGTGCTGGACGTTACTGAGCAGGTAAGCGGCCCCACGGTGGCCAGTGCCACGTGGCCGGGGCTGTGCCTAGTGACCTGGCCTCCTTTCCTCCTGCAGCTCAGCCGGTTCTTGTGGGACCATGGGGACATAGCCTTTGCACCCCTGGGGAAGCTGATGCTGGAGAATTTCAAACTGGAGGGAGCACGG AGCCGTTCTAAGAAGAAGACGGTGGTCAGCGTGAAGAGGCTACTCCAGGACCTCGGTGGACACCAGCCCTGGGG CTGTCCCTGGGCTTACCTCAGCCAACGCCAGCGCCGGTTCTCCATCCTTGGGGGCCCGATCCTCAGCACGTCGGTGGCGAGCCTCCTGGGGGAGCTGCTGCATGAGGAGCTGGCCCTGCGGTGGGAGCAGCTGCTCCTGGACGAGGCCTTCACTGGGGGCGCGCTGGCCTGGGTGCCCGGCAGGACGCCCAGGGCCGGGCAGCTGGTCTACCCTGCAGGAGGCGCCCTGGACAGGCTGT ACTTCCAGAAGGTCATCCTGACCCCAGGCAGCGAGCCCCGGGTTCTCGGAGGCCCTGGCCATATCCGGCTCCGGGGACCTGTCCGGCAGGTGGTGACCCGCACCGTGCAGGGAGAAG ctctGCTGGCCGTCCGCTCTGACCACCACTGTGCCCTGTGGAAGGTCAGTGAGCAGGGGCAGCCGGCCCCTCTCCAGGTGCTGCAGGTCAGGAAGGGGGCCACGGGGATCAGCCTCAG CCCCCACCTGCCTGGAGAGCTGGCCATCTGCAGCCGTTCCGGAGCCATCTGTCTGTGGACTCCCCAGGACGG GCTGCAGCAAATCTACAAGGACCCCGAGACCCTTGTGTTCCGGGACCCCTCTCCCTGGCGTTGGGCAGACTTCACCGCCCACCCTCGAGTGCTGACTGTGGGTGATCGCACCGGAGTGAAGATGGTGGACACTCAG GGTCCGCCGGGCTGTGGTCTGCTGCTTTTCCGTGGAGGGGCCGAAGCATCGTGCCAGAAAGGGGAACGCGTCCTGCTCACCCAGTACCTGGGGGAGTGCGGCCCCGAGTGTCTGCACCCCACGCTCCACCTCATCTGCACCCAG TTCTCGCTCTACCTGGTGGATGAGCGCCTCCCCTTGGTGCCCCTGCTGAAGTGGAACCACAGCCTCCCCTCCGCACCCCTGCTGGCCCGGCTGCTGCCCCCGCTCCGCACAGGCCTCCCGCGGCCACTGCTCCTGGCGGGCCAGGGTGGGGAGCTGCAGCTGCTGCACATCGCAG GAGAGGGGGCTTCCACGCCCCGGCTGGCAGGACCCCCCCAGTCTCTCCCTTCCAGGAGCGActccctctctgccttccccTTGCTGGAGCCCAAGAGTCAGTGGCGGCTGCGGGAACGTCTGACAGCACCAGCCATAG GTCTGGCCGCCGCCATTCCACCCTCCGCTGCCACACCAGTGCTGTCGCTCTTCCAACTTTCGGCGGCTGGAGACGTCTTCCACCAGCGCCTCCACCTCCAGGCAGACCCTGGGCCTGACTCTCCTGCCCCCACGGCTTCCTGGACCCCCCAGGCCTCTGCCTCCTGCAGCCAGTGGCTGAAGGCCCTGCTGGAGGTGCCCCCGGCTCCCCCCGTGTGGGCTGCACCTACCTTCTCCCACCGCCGCCTGCTGGGCTGCTTTGAGCCTCAGAAGGCAGAGGGCAGAGCGCCAGAGGGTCTCCGCACGGCCATGGCCAAAGGGCGTGTCCTGCAGCCGAGGGACCTGGGCTTGCTCCCCACGGAAGAGCGGGCCCCCGCCCCCGAGCCAGGCCCCGAGGACGAGCTCAGCGAGCGCTTGGAGGCAGCCTGGGAGGGCCGGGCGGCAGCCTGGTGGGAGAGGCGGCAGGGCAGCAGCTTGGGGCCTGGCAAACAGCCCAAGCGGCACAAGCGCCGGACTCAACTGTCCAGCACCTTCTCCTCGCTCAGCGGCCGCTTAGACCTCTCAGACGCCGCCAGCCCCCCTCCCAGCCCGGAGCGGACACTCCCCGAGGCCGGGCCTCAGCCCCCAGTGTCCCCGCCCTCCCAGGAGTCCACGCAGGAGCCGTGGGCCCGGGGCGTCCCGTCGGAGCGGCAGCAGACCCTCCGGGACTACATGGCGGGGCTGCCGCTCCGAGGGGCCTCCCCGGGCGGGGCCTCCGTGCCTTCCTCCCGGACCTCCAGCGCCCGGGCCGGCCCCTCCCGGCGGCGCGCAGCCGCCCACTCCGGCGCCCAGCCACACGGGAAGAAGCCGCGCATGGGCTTCTGA
- the TAF1C gene encoding TATA box-binding protein-associated factor RNA polymerase I subunit C isoform X5, producing MLENFKLEGARSRSKKKTVVSVKRLLQDLGGHQPWGCPWAYLSQRQRRFSILGGPILSTSVASLLGELLHEELALRWEQLLLDEAFTGGALAWVPGRTPRAGQLVYPAGGALDRLYFQKVILTPGSEPRVLGGPGHIRLRGPVRQVVTRTVQGEALLAVRSDHHCALWKVSEQGQPAPLQVLQVRKGATGISLSPHLPGELAICSRSGAICLWTPQDGLQQIYKDPETLVFRDPSPWRWADFTAHPRVLTVGDRTGVKMVDTQGPPGCGLLLFRGGAEASCQKGERVLLTQYLGECGPECLHPTLHLICTQFSLYLVDERLPLVPLLKWNHSLPSAPLLARLLPPLRTGLPRPLLLAGQGGELQLLHIAGEGASTPRLAGPPQSLPSRSDSLSAFPLLEPKSQWRLRERLTAPAIGLAAAIPPSAATPVLSLFQLSAAGDVFHQRLHLQADPGPDSPAPTASWTPQASASCSQWLKALLEVPPAPPVWAAPTFSHRRLLGCFEPQKAEGRAPEGLRTAMAKGRVLQPRDLGLLPTEERAPAPEPGPEDELSERLEAAWEGRAAAWWERRQGSSLGPGKQPKRHKRRTQLSSTFSSLSGRLDLSDAASPPPSPERTLPEAGPQPPVSPPSQESTQEPWARGVPSERQQTLRDYMAGLPLRGASPGGASVPSSRTSSARAGPSRRRAAAHSGAQPHGKKPRMGF from the exons ATGCTGGAGAATTTCAAACTGGAGGGAGCACGG AGCCGTTCTAAGAAGAAGACGGTGGTCAGCGTGAAGAGGCTACTCCAGGACCTCGGTGGACACCAGCCCTGGGG CTGTCCCTGGGCTTACCTCAGCCAACGCCAGCGCCGGTTCTCCATCCTTGGGGGCCCGATCCTCAGCACGTCGGTGGCGAGCCTCCTGGGGGAGCTGCTGCATGAGGAGCTGGCCCTGCGGTGGGAGCAGCTGCTCCTGGACGAGGCCTTCACTGGGGGCGCGCTGGCCTGGGTGCCCGGCAGGACGCCCAGGGCCGGGCAGCTGGTCTACCCTGCAGGAGGCGCCCTGGACAGGCTGT ACTTCCAGAAGGTCATCCTGACCCCAGGCAGCGAGCCCCGGGTTCTCGGAGGCCCTGGCCATATCCGGCTCCGGGGACCTGTCCGGCAGGTGGTGACCCGCACCGTGCAGGGAGAAG ctctGCTGGCCGTCCGCTCTGACCACCACTGTGCCCTGTGGAAGGTCAGTGAGCAGGGGCAGCCGGCCCCTCTCCAGGTGCTGCAGGTCAGGAAGGGGGCCACGGGGATCAGCCTCAG CCCCCACCTGCCTGGAGAGCTGGCCATCTGCAGCCGTTCCGGAGCCATCTGTCTGTGGACTCCCCAGGACGG GCTGCAGCAAATCTACAAGGACCCCGAGACCCTTGTGTTCCGGGACCCCTCTCCCTGGCGTTGGGCAGACTTCACCGCCCACCCTCGAGTGCTGACTGTGGGTGATCGCACCGGAGTGAAGATGGTGGACACTCAG GGTCCGCCGGGCTGTGGTCTGCTGCTTTTCCGTGGAGGGGCCGAAGCATCGTGCCAGAAAGGGGAACGCGTCCTGCTCACCCAGTACCTGGGGGAGTGCGGCCCCGAGTGTCTGCACCCCACGCTCCACCTCATCTGCACCCAG TTCTCGCTCTACCTGGTGGATGAGCGCCTCCCCTTGGTGCCCCTGCTGAAGTGGAACCACAGCCTCCCCTCCGCACCCCTGCTGGCCCGGCTGCTGCCCCCGCTCCGCACAGGCCTCCCGCGGCCACTGCTCCTGGCGGGCCAGGGTGGGGAGCTGCAGCTGCTGCACATCGCAG GAGAGGGGGCTTCCACGCCCCGGCTGGCAGGACCCCCCCAGTCTCTCCCTTCCAGGAGCGActccctctctgccttccccTTGCTGGAGCCCAAGAGTCAGTGGCGGCTGCGGGAACGTCTGACAGCACCAGCCATAG GTCTGGCCGCCGCCATTCCACCCTCCGCTGCCACACCAGTGCTGTCGCTCTTCCAACTTTCGGCGGCTGGAGACGTCTTCCACCAGCGCCTCCACCTCCAGGCAGACCCTGGGCCTGACTCTCCTGCCCCCACGGCTTCCTGGACCCCCCAGGCCTCTGCCTCCTGCAGCCAGTGGCTGAAGGCCCTGCTGGAGGTGCCCCCGGCTCCCCCCGTGTGGGCTGCACCTACCTTCTCCCACCGCCGCCTGCTGGGCTGCTTTGAGCCTCAGAAGGCAGAGGGCAGAGCGCCAGAGGGTCTCCGCACGGCCATGGCCAAAGGGCGTGTCCTGCAGCCGAGGGACCTGGGCTTGCTCCCCACGGAAGAGCGGGCCCCCGCCCCCGAGCCAGGCCCCGAGGACGAGCTCAGCGAGCGCTTGGAGGCAGCCTGGGAGGGCCGGGCGGCAGCCTGGTGGGAGAGGCGGCAGGGCAGCAGCTTGGGGCCTGGCAAACAGCCCAAGCGGCACAAGCGCCGGACTCAACTGTCCAGCACCTTCTCCTCGCTCAGCGGCCGCTTAGACCTCTCAGACGCCGCCAGCCCCCCTCCCAGCCCGGAGCGGACACTCCCCGAGGCCGGGCCTCAGCCCCCAGTGTCCCCGCCCTCCCAGGAGTCCACGCAGGAGCCGTGGGCCCGGGGCGTCCCGTCGGAGCGGCAGCAGACCCTCCGGGACTACATGGCGGGGCTGCCGCTCCGAGGGGCCTCCCCGGGCGGGGCCTCCGTGCCTTCCTCCCGGACCTCCAGCGCCCGGGCCGGCCCCTCCCGGCGGCGCGCAGCCGCCCACTCCGGCGCCCAGCCACACGGGAAGAAGCCGCGCATGGGCTTCTGA
- the TAF1C gene encoding TATA box-binding protein-associated factor RNA polymerase I subunit C isoform X6, producing the protein MAAEPALRNGRGHNSERPPCHKKKKKKNNPPPQPAAPAEPGPCPGPQARSPQPPPISRSSHHGWPVSPRLQQIYKDPETLVFRDPSPWRWADFTAHPRVLTVGDRTGVKMVDTQGPPGCGLLLFRGGAEASCQKGERVLLTQYLGECGPECLHPTLHLICTQFSLYLVDERLPLVPLLKWNHSLPSAPLLARLLPPLRTGLPRPLLLAGQGGELQLLHIAGEGASTPRLAGPPQSLPSRSDSLSAFPLLEPKSQWRLRERLTAPAIGLAAAIPPSAATPVLSLFQLSAAGDVFHQRLHLQADPGPDSPAPTASWTPQASASCSQWLKALLEVPPAPPVWAAPTFSHRRLLGCFEPQKAEGRAPEGLRTAMAKGRVLQPRDLGLLPTEERAPAPEPGPEDELSERLEAAWEGRAAAWWERRQGSSLGPGKQPKRHKRRTQLSSTFSSLSGRLDLSDAASPPPSPERTLPEAGPQPPVSPPSQESTQEPWARGVPSERQQTLRDYMAGLPLRGASPGGASVPSSRTSSARAGPSRRRAAAHSGAQPHGKKPRMGF; encoded by the exons atggccgctgagcctgcgctccgcaacgggagaggccacaacagtgagaggcccccgtgccacaaaaaaaaaaaaaaaaaaaacaaccctccaCCCCAACCAGCGGCTCCCGCAGAACCCGGCCCATGTCCTGGACCCCAGGCCAGGTCACCCCAGCCTCCCCCCATCAGCCGGTCTTCCCACCATGGCTGGCCTGTCTCCCCAAGGCTGCAGCAAATCTACAAGGACCCCGAGACCCTTGTGTTCCGGGACCCCTCTCCCTGGCGTTGGGCAGACTTCACCGCCCACCCTCGAGTGCTGACTGTGGGTGATCGCACCGGAGTGAAGATGGTGGACACTCAG GGTCCGCCGGGCTGTGGTCTGCTGCTTTTCCGTGGAGGGGCCGAAGCATCGTGCCAGAAAGGGGAACGCGTCCTGCTCACCCAGTACCTGGGGGAGTGCGGCCCCGAGTGTCTGCACCCCACGCTCCACCTCATCTGCACCCAG TTCTCGCTCTACCTGGTGGATGAGCGCCTCCCCTTGGTGCCCCTGCTGAAGTGGAACCACAGCCTCCCCTCCGCACCCCTGCTGGCCCGGCTGCTGCCCCCGCTCCGCACAGGCCTCCCGCGGCCACTGCTCCTGGCGGGCCAGGGTGGGGAGCTGCAGCTGCTGCACATCGCAG GAGAGGGGGCTTCCACGCCCCGGCTGGCAGGACCCCCCCAGTCTCTCCCTTCCAGGAGCGActccctctctgccttccccTTGCTGGAGCCCAAGAGTCAGTGGCGGCTGCGGGAACGTCTGACAGCACCAGCCATAG GTCTGGCCGCCGCCATTCCACCCTCCGCTGCCACACCAGTGCTGTCGCTCTTCCAACTTTCGGCGGCTGGAGACGTCTTCCACCAGCGCCTCCACCTCCAGGCAGACCCTGGGCCTGACTCTCCTGCCCCCACGGCTTCCTGGACCCCCCAGGCCTCTGCCTCCTGCAGCCAGTGGCTGAAGGCCCTGCTGGAGGTGCCCCCGGCTCCCCCCGTGTGGGCTGCACCTACCTTCTCCCACCGCCGCCTGCTGGGCTGCTTTGAGCCTCAGAAGGCAGAGGGCAGAGCGCCAGAGGGTCTCCGCACGGCCATGGCCAAAGGGCGTGTCCTGCAGCCGAGGGACCTGGGCTTGCTCCCCACGGAAGAGCGGGCCCCCGCCCCCGAGCCAGGCCCCGAGGACGAGCTCAGCGAGCGCTTGGAGGCAGCCTGGGAGGGCCGGGCGGCAGCCTGGTGGGAGAGGCGGCAGGGCAGCAGCTTGGGGCCTGGCAAACAGCCCAAGCGGCACAAGCGCCGGACTCAACTGTCCAGCACCTTCTCCTCGCTCAGCGGCCGCTTAGACCTCTCAGACGCCGCCAGCCCCCCTCCCAGCCCGGAGCGGACACTCCCCGAGGCCGGGCCTCAGCCCCCAGTGTCCCCGCCCTCCCAGGAGTCCACGCAGGAGCCGTGGGCCCGGGGCGTCCCGTCGGAGCGGCAGCAGACCCTCCGGGACTACATGGCGGGGCTGCCGCTCCGAGGGGCCTCCCCGGGCGGGGCCTCCGTGCCTTCCTCCCGGACCTCCAGCGCCCGGGCCGGCCCCTCCCGGCGGCGCGCAGCCGCCCACTCCGGCGCCCAGCCACACGGGAAGAAGCCGCGCATGGGCTTCTGA